A genomic window from Silene latifolia isolate original U9 population chromosome 11, ASM4854445v1, whole genome shotgun sequence includes:
- the LOC141613436 gene encoding uncharacterized protein LOC141613436: protein MEYLTRTIKYAAAKNEFKYHPMCKQVQLANLMFADDVLLFCNGDAKSIMLLLQSYSTFSKATGLKIRAAKSNAYFIGVPDQLKQDILSVSGFVEDCKNKIVNAKLRRSVVEFMASLFVLPKGILAKVEATCRNFLWDNCADYHRVPLVAWDTVCRPKAEGGLGIKNLEMMNKALIGKLVNWIVEDKDTIWVKWVKYNHLKEQSWWQYKPGSNTSWVWRRICGVKQDLAAAYTNGAWDIQ, encoded by the exons ATGGAATACCTGACAAGAACTATTAAGTATGCTGCTGCTAAAAATGAGTTCAAGTATCATCCTATGTGCAAGCAAGTGCAATTGGCTAatttgatgtttgcagatgatgtgCTTCTATTCTGCAATGGGGATGCCAAGTCTATTATGCTGCTACTCCAGTCTTATTCTACCTTTTCTAAAGCAACTGGTCTAAAAATACGTGCTGCAAAGTCTAATGCTTATTTTATAGGGGTTCCTGATCAGCTCAAACAAGACATCTTGAGTGTTTCTGGTTTTGTAGAGG ATTGCAAAAACAAGATTGTGAATGCTAAGTTGAGAAGATCTGTAGTAGAATTCATG GCTTCCTTGTTTGTACTGCCAAAGGGGATTTTGGCAAAGGTAGAGGCTACTTGCAGAAATTTCCTATGGGATAACTGTGCTGACTACCATAGGGTTCCACTGGTGGCATGGGACACTGTGTGTAGGCCTAAAGCAGAGGGTGGTTTAGGGATTAAAAACTTGGAAATGATGAATAAGGCTCTGATAGGTAAGCTGGTCAATTGGATTGTTGAAGATAAGGACACTATATGGGTCAAATGGGTGAAGTATAACCATCTGAAAGAACAGTCTTGGTGGCAGTATAAGCCTGGTTCTAATACAAGCTGGGTGTGGAGGAGAATCTGTGGAGTAAAACAGGACTTGGCTGCTGCTTACACAAATGGGGCATGGGATATACAGTGA